In Panacibacter ginsenosidivorans, the following proteins share a genomic window:
- a CDS encoding S1C family serine protease yields MEDILLLETIERYLNGNMLPEEKTYFEQLRKNTPEIDQMVVEHKLFLQQMEHFSEHKSLRESLHNAHNNLVEKGVVYEGGEISTRGKVIQLWDRYKRVTAIAASIAGITALVISGLVSYFTPVANNNQLQQLSHDLNQVKQNQQALGKQLNEVDSKIPKDAETITSGSAFLIDGKGYLVTNAHVLKGSGAVVVNSKGKEFNAKIINIDDASDIAILKIQDEDYKPVSSLPYSIKKSNIDLGEELFTLGYPREQIVYNMGYLSSITGFNGDTSSCQISLSANPGNSGGPVFNKNGEIIGILSTREKAAEGVVFAVKAQGIYKLVDELRESDTAVQRIKMPVNSSIKNKTRVEQIKEVADCVYLVKAYTQK; encoded by the coding sequence ATGGAAGATATACTTTTACTTGAGACCATTGAGCGTTACCTGAACGGTAATATGCTGCCCGAAGAAAAGACTTACTTCGAGCAACTACGCAAGAATACCCCTGAGATTGACCAGATGGTAGTAGAACATAAACTGTTTTTACAACAAATGGAGCATTTCTCTGAACACAAAAGCCTGAGAGAATCTTTGCATAATGCACACAATAACCTTGTTGAAAAAGGTGTGGTATATGAAGGCGGAGAAATCTCAACCAGGGGTAAGGTTATTCAGTTGTGGGACAGGTATAAACGTGTTACTGCCATTGCAGCTTCCATTGCCGGTATTACTGCGTTGGTAATTAGTGGATTGGTTTCCTATTTTACGCCGGTAGCAAATAACAACCAACTGCAACAGTTGAGTCATGATCTAAATCAGGTTAAGCAAAATCAACAAGCTTTAGGTAAACAATTAAATGAAGTTGATTCAAAGATTCCAAAAGATGCAGAAACAATAACCAGTGGCTCGGCATTTTTAATTGATGGCAAAGGTTATCTTGTAACAAATGCACACGTACTAAAAGGTTCAGGTGCGGTTGTTGTAAACAGTAAAGGAAAAGAGTTTAATGCAAAGATCATCAACATTGATGACGCAAGCGATATAGCCATTCTAAAAATTCAGGACGAAGATTACAAACCAGTTTCTTCACTTCCTTACAGTATAAAGAAGTCAAACATAGATCTTGGAGAAGAATTGTTCACGCTTGGTTATCCAAGAGAACAGATCGTATATAATATGGGTTATCTGAGTTCAATCACAGGGTTTAATGGTGATACTTCAAGCTGCCAGATATCTTTGAGTGCAAATCCTGGAAACTCCGGTGGGCCTGTGTTTAATAAAAATGGAGAGATCATCGGTATTCTTAGTACGAGAGAAAAAGCTGCAGAAGGTGTAGTCTTTGCTGTAAAAGCACAAGGTATTTATAAGTTGGTTGATGAATTAAGAGAATCTGATACAGCTGTTCAGCGAATAAAAATGCCGGTTAATTCGTCTATAAAAAATAAAACAAGAGTAGAACAAATCAAAGAAGTAGCAGATTGCGTTTATCTTGTAAAGGCATACACACAAAAATAG
- a CDS encoding 1-aminocyclopropane-1-carboxylate deaminase/D-cysteine desulfhydrase, whose product MMEVSIHLEKIITQPIEVNWLHSNNTKLNVLRLDLIHPVISGNKWFKLKYYLATALANKSASIGTFGGAYSNHIVAVAYACKTSGINSIGIIRGEEPSVLSDTLLDAKHYGMKLHFVNRAAYRDTEIIKQHFEDTYWIEEGGYGTEGVKGAAEILAFAKNSQNYSHIICAVGTGTMMAGIIQSAQSHQTIIGISTMKGNFALHEKVKNLLDDKNQNNKYKIMHEYHFGGYAKHPSQLLQFMNETWQHQQLPTDIVYTAKAFYATKQMILENTIPKGSNVLMIHSGGLQGNRSLPDNTLLF is encoded by the coding sequence ATGATGGAAGTTAGTATTCATTTAGAAAAAATTATTACTCAACCGATTGAGGTTAATTGGCTGCACAGTAATAATACAAAGCTTAATGTATTAAGACTTGACTTAATACATCCTGTAATAAGCGGCAATAAATGGTTTAAACTGAAATATTATTTGGCAACTGCCTTAGCAAACAAATCAGCGTCAATAGGCACTTTTGGAGGTGCTTATTCCAATCATATTGTTGCAGTTGCCTATGCCTGTAAAACCTCAGGCATAAACAGCATTGGCATTATAAGAGGCGAAGAGCCGTCTGTTTTATCTGATACTTTACTGGATGCGAAACATTATGGAATGAAGTTGCATTTTGTAAACCGTGCAGCCTATAGAGATACCGAAATTATAAAACAACATTTTGAGGATACTTACTGGATAGAAGAAGGTGGTTATGGTACAGAAGGGGTAAAAGGGGCGGCTGAAATATTAGCATTCGCAAAAAACAGCCAAAACTATTCACATATTATTTGTGCTGTGGGAACCGGAACAATGATGGCCGGCATTATACAATCTGCACAATCGCATCAAACTATTATTGGCATAAGTACCATGAAAGGAAATTTTGCTCTACATGAAAAAGTAAAGAACCTGCTTGACGACAAAAACCAAAACAATAAGTATAAAATTATGCATGAATATCATTTCGGTGGTTATGCAAAACACCCTTCCCAACTATTGCAATTCATGAACGAAACATGGCAACATCAGCAATTACCCACTGATATTGTGTATACGGCAAAAGCTTTTTATGCGACTAAGCAAATGATCTTAGAAAATACTATACCCAAGGGCAGTAACGTTTTAATGATTCACAGCGGTGGCTTACAGGGCAACAGGTCTTTGCCTGACAATACACTTCTGTTTTAA
- a CDS encoding sugar phosphate nucleotidyltransferase has protein sequence MQPTLVILAAGMASRYGSMKQIQGFGPSGETIMEYSIYDAIAAGFTKVVFIIRKDFADDFKAIFEPKLKGKIQTAYVYQQLDSFTGNHVIPADRVKPWGTAHAVLCCKDEVKEPFAVINADDFYGKDSFVKAYDFITSKCTDKHFAVIGYELVNTLSDHGSVSRGVISINSKNEMQGIDERLTIYKKEDKIVYEENGELTELAPETKVSMNIFCYTPEYIKMCEEEFDKFLKANLQNLKAEFLIPRMADHYIKSGRGIIEIVPTSAKWFGVTYKEDAPIVQASIDALVASGEYPSNLWA, from the coding sequence ATGCAACCAACTTTAGTTATTCTAGCTGCGGGAATGGCAAGCCGCTATGGCAGTATGAAACAAATCCAGGGATTTGGCCCTTCCGGCGAGACTATTATGGAGTATTCTATTTATGACGCCATAGCAGCGGGATTTACAAAAGTTGTTTTTATTATACGCAAAGACTTTGCCGACGATTTTAAAGCTATTTTTGAACCTAAGCTAAAAGGAAAAATACAAACGGCTTATGTTTACCAGCAGCTCGATTCATTTACAGGTAATCATGTGATACCGGCAGACCGCGTAAAACCATGGGGTACTGCGCATGCTGTATTATGCTGCAAAGATGAAGTGAAAGAACCATTTGCAGTTATTAATGCCGATGATTTTTATGGTAAAGACTCATTTGTAAAAGCATATGATTTTATTACAAGCAAATGCACTGATAAACATTTTGCTGTTATAGGTTATGAGTTGGTAAACACGCTCAGCGATCATGGCAGTGTAAGCCGTGGTGTTATTTCTATAAACAGTAAAAATGAAATGCAGGGTATTGATGAACGCCTTACCATTTACAAAAAGGAAGATAAGATCGTTTATGAAGAGAATGGCGAACTAACTGAATTGGCTCCGGAAACCAAGGTTAGTATGAACATCTTTTGCTATACTCCTGAATATATCAAAATGTGTGAAGAAGAGTTTGATAAGTTTCTTAAAGCAAACCTGCAAAATCTTAAAGCAGAATTTCTTATACCACGTATGGCAGATCATTATATAAAATCGGGCCGTGGCATTATAGAAATTGTTCCTACCAGCGCCAAATGGTTTGGCGTTACCTACAAAGAAGACGCGCCAATTGTACAGGCAAGTATCGATGCACTTGTTGCGTCCGGTGAGTATCCTTCTAATCTTTGGGCTTAG